In Leptospira wolffii serovar Khorat str. Khorat-H2, one genomic interval encodes:
- a CDS encoding AAA family ATPase: protein MGKELKGIAQQLKDANKKVQLIYAFNGTGKTRLSREFKHLFAPESNNMENGDEAYQAESSRNKILYYNAFTEDLFYWDNDLENDAEPKLKIQPNSFTDWILKDQGQDRNIITNFQHYTNEKLTPRFNEAYTIKDKNEREVIVKAFSEVTFSLARGNEEHSGILKISKGEESNFIWSIFYSLLEQVISVLNVIESSERETNQFDQLKYVFIDDPVSSLDENHLIELAVDLAELIKSNKSDIKFIITTHNPLFYNVLHNEFKKDTFKKYILKKNEDESYELVNQSNDSPFSYHLHLKAELENAIETGQLHKYHFNFLRNILEKTSTFVGLDRWPDLLPKTDDGGPNPYETRIINFSSHSKHADDEVAEVPDEHKRVLSFLVKKLDEMYHLRMSTDKTQGKFND, encoded by the coding sequence ATGGGCAAGGAACTAAAGGGAATTGCACAGCAGTTAAAAGACGCTAACAAAAAAGTGCAGTTGATTTATGCCTTTAATGGCACGGGAAAGACTCGCCTTTCTAGAGAATTCAAACATCTCTTTGCACCCGAAAGCAATAATATGGAGAATGGCGATGAAGCCTATCAGGCAGAGTCTTCTCGCAACAAAATTCTTTACTACAACGCCTTTACCGAAGATTTATTTTACTGGGATAACGACTTAGAGAATGATGCTGAACCAAAATTAAAAATTCAACCTAATTCGTTCACGGATTGGATACTGAAAGACCAAGGACAAGATCGCAATATCATTACTAATTTTCAGCATTATACGAATGAAAAGTTAACGCCACGATTCAATGAAGCATATACCATCAAAGATAAAAACGAACGGGAGGTTATTGTTAAAGCGTTTTCGGAAGTAACCTTCTCACTGGCACGTGGTAATGAAGAGCATTCGGGTATTCTTAAAATTTCTAAAGGCGAAGAGAGCAATTTCATTTGGAGCATTTTTTACAGTTTGCTGGAACAAGTTATCAGTGTTCTAAATGTCATCGAGTCGAGTGAACGAGAAACGAACCAATTTGATCAATTGAAATATGTATTTATTGATGATCCTGTTAGCTCCTTAGATGAGAACCATTTAATTGAATTGGCAGTAGACCTGGCAGAACTGATTAAGTCCAATAAATCAGATATTAAATTCATAATCACAACCCATAATCCGCTTTTTTATAATGTGCTTCACAATGAATTTAAGAAGGATACTTTCAAAAAATATATCCTGAAAAAAAATGAAGATGAAAGCTATGAATTAGTGAATCAATCAAACGATTCGCCTTTTTCTTACCACCTTCATCTCAAAGCTGAACTCGAGAATGCTATCGAAACAGGCCAGCTGCATAAATATCACTTCAATTTTCTCAGAAATATTCTAGAAAAGACCTCTACCTTTGTCGGACTTGATAGATGGCCTGATCTTTTACCAAAAACAGATGATGGTGGTCCTAATCCTTATGAGACTCGAATTATCAATTTTTCAAGTCACTCCAAACATGCAGATGATGAAGTTGCTGAGGTACCAGATGAGCACAAGCGAGTTCTAAGCTTTCTGGTTAAAAAGCTCGATGAAATGTATCACTTAAGAATGAGTACAGATAAGACTCAAGGGAAATTCAATGACTGA
- a CDS encoding restriction endonuclease subunit S, which produces MSQSFMEKLLDGAPVEWRTLGEVATVTIGEFVHKTNQDDSAQYPVYNGGTTPTGYYDKYNNTGEKIIVSARGANAGFVNRISTPYWAGNSCYSIGIKERAKINWTFIYYFLKNFENKFIDYQQKGGIPAVSKKQIEAFQIPIPPLPVQVEIVRILDAFTELTAELTAELTAELTARKKQYNYYRDQLLSFEEGKVEWKTLGEVGNLVRGNGLPKTDFTESGVPAIHYGQIYTYYGLSTLSTKSFVSSETANKLKKVNKGDVIITNTSENLEDVGKAVLYLGEQQAVTGGHATIFKPSKIILGKYFVYCTQTNFFADEKRKYAKGTKVIDVSANDMAKIQIPIPSLAEQERIVAILDKFDTLTSSISEGLPREIRLRQKQYEYYRELLLSFPKPGVVA; this is translated from the coding sequence GTGAGTCAGAGCTTTATGGAAAAGCTTTTAGATGGCGCTCCAGTGGAATGGAGGACGCTGGGGGAAGTGGCAACAGTTACAATCGGAGAATTTGTTCACAAAACTAATCAAGACGATTCTGCTCAATATCCTGTTTACAATGGCGGAACGACTCCAACGGGTTACTATGATAAATACAACAATACAGGGGAAAAAATAATTGTAAGCGCAAGAGGTGCAAATGCCGGATTCGTTAATAGGATATCCACACCATATTGGGCTGGTAATAGCTGCTATTCTATTGGCATCAAAGAAAGAGCTAAGATAAATTGGACATTTATTTACTATTTCTTGAAAAACTTTGAAAATAAGTTTATTGATTACCAACAAAAAGGCGGTATACCTGCAGTATCCAAGAAACAAATCGAAGCATTCCAAATCCCCATTCCGCCCCTGCCTGTCCAAGTTGAAATCGTCCGCATACTAGACGCATTTACTGAGCTTACCGCTGAGCTTACCGCTGAGCTTACCGCTGAGCTTACCGCGCGGAAAAAACAATACAACTACTATCGAGATCAACTCTTAAGTTTTGAAGAAGGGAAAGTGGAATGGAAGACGCTGGGGGAGGTTGGAAATTTAGTTCGCGGGAATGGTCTGCCGAAAACGGATTTTACAGAATCTGGAGTTCCAGCTATTCACTACGGACAAATTTACACTTACTACGGATTATCAACGCTATCAACAAAGTCGTTTGTTTCATCTGAAACCGCGAATAAATTGAAAAAGGTAAATAAGGGCGACGTTATAATTACAAATACAAGTGAAAATTTGGAGGATGTTGGAAAAGCAGTGCTTTATCTCGGTGAGCAACAGGCTGTTACTGGCGGACATGCAACTATCTTTAAACCAAGTAAAATAATTTTAGGTAAATACTTTGTTTATTGCACTCAAACGAACTTCTTTGCAGATGAAAAAAGGAAATATGCCAAAGGAACAAAGGTGATCGATGTCTCAGCGAATGATATGGCAAAAATCCAAATCCCCATCCCTTCCCTCGCCGAACAAGAACGCATCGTTGCCATCCTAGACAAATTCGATACCCTGACTAGTTCGATCAGCGAAGGCTTGCCTCGTGAAATTAGACTGCGTCAAAAGCAATATGAGTACTATCGTGAATTGCTTTTGAGTTTTCCAAAACCAGGGGTAGTAGCATAA
- a CDS encoding type I restriction-modification system subunit M, protein MTSAQQRAALQRQIWQIANDVRGAVDGWDFKQYVLGTLFYRFISENFANYMEGGDSSIDYAKLPDKRITREIKDDAIKTRGYFIYPSQLFANVVSKADENESLNTDLAAIFKAIETSANGFPSEHDIKGLFADFDTTSNRLGNTVKDKNSRLAAVLKRVAELDFGDFDSSHIDLFGDAYEFLISNYAANAGKSGGEFFTPQHVSKLIARLAIHKQTRINKIYDPACGSGSLLLQAKKQFDEHIIEEGFFGQEINHTTYNLARMNMFLHNINYDKFDIALGNTLIDPKHNNEKPFDAIVSNPPYSINWKGSDDPTLINDDRFAPAGVLAPKSKADFAFVLHALSYLSSKGRAAIVCFPGIFYRGGAEQKIRQYLVDNNFVETVISLAPNLFFGTTIAVNILVLSKHKTDTNTQFIDASGLFKKETNTNILTDEHIEQIMQTFDSKIDKEHFAKSVSMEAIAKNEYNLSVSSYVEAKDNREVIDIQKLNAELKTTVAKIDQLRADIDAIVAEIEG, encoded by the coding sequence ATGACAAGTGCTCAACAACGCGCCGCGCTTCAACGCCAAATCTGGCAAATCGCCAATGATGTGCGTGGTGCAGTAGACGGATGGGATTTTAAACAATATGTGCTTGGCACTCTTTTTTACCGTTTCATCAGCGAGAACTTTGCCAACTACATGGAAGGCGGTGATAGTAGTATTGATTATGCAAAACTGCCCGATAAGCGGATTACCCGCGAAATCAAGGATGATGCCATTAAGACAAGGGGTTATTTTATCTATCCAAGCCAGCTTTTTGCCAATGTCGTTAGCAAGGCTGACGAGAACGAGAGCTTGAATACTGACCTGGCGGCGATATTTAAAGCAATCGAAACCTCTGCGAACGGATTTCCATCCGAGCATGACATCAAAGGATTGTTTGCAGATTTTGATACCACGAGCAATCGCCTCGGCAACACAGTGAAAGACAAAAACAGTCGTCTTGCCGCTGTTCTCAAACGTGTGGCCGAGCTTGATTTTGGCGATTTCGATAGCAGTCATATCGATTTATTTGGCGATGCGTACGAATTTCTCATCTCTAACTATGCAGCCAATGCGGGCAAATCGGGTGGCGAGTTTTTCACTCCCCAGCATGTATCCAAGCTGATTGCTCGGCTGGCTATACATAAGCAGACGCGCATCAATAAAATCTATGACCCCGCTTGTGGTTCTGGTTCCTTGCTTTTGCAAGCCAAAAAGCAATTTGATGAGCATATCATTGAAGAAGGTTTTTTCGGTCAGGAAATCAACCATACCACGTACAACCTCGCGCGGATGAATATGTTCTTACATAATATCAACTACGATAAGTTCGATATCGCGCTGGGAAATACGCTGATCGACCCTAAGCATAATAATGAAAAACCATTCGACGCGATTGTCTCCAATCCTCCCTACTCGATTAACTGGAAAGGAAGCGATGATCCGACCTTGATCAACGACGATCGTTTTGCTCCGGCAGGAGTATTGGCTCCTAAGTCCAAGGCCGACTTCGCGTTTGTGCTCCATGCACTCAGTTATTTGTCAAGTAAGGGTCGAGCGGCCATTGTTTGCTTCCCCGGTATTTTTTACCGAGGTGGCGCCGAACAGAAAATCCGTCAGTATCTGGTAGATAATAATTTTGTAGAAACTGTTATCTCACTAGCGCCGAACTTATTTTTTGGCACGACCATCGCCGTAAATATTCTGGTCCTCTCTAAACATAAAACAGATACAAACACGCAGTTCATTGATGCAAGCGGACTCTTTAAGAAAGAAACCAATACAAACATACTCACTGACGAGCATATCGAACAAATCATGCAAACCTTCGATAGCAAGATTGATAAGGAGCATTTTGCTAAATCTGTGAGCATGGAGGCGATTGCCAAAAATGAATACAATCTATCCGTAAGCAGTTATGTAGAAGCCAAAGACAATCGAGAAGTGATCGATATCCAAAAACTCAATGCAGAACTAAAAACCACCGTAGCGAAAATCGATCAGCTCCGTGCGGACATTGATGCAATCGTTGCGGAGATTGAAGGGTGA
- a CDS encoding ASCH domain-containing protein, whose protein sequence is MAKTKNRRVVFLPIKPEFAHKIINGEKNIEFRKKFSSQDVETIVIYSSSPEKRIIGYATVDSIVIDTPDSLWKRFCKKSGIDKERFSSYFNGKETGIGIRIKSVSKLKEAVTPTQLGIEGAIPQNFKFLEKSIIAKLERKVI, encoded by the coding sequence ATGGCTAAAACAAAGAATCGTCGAGTAGTATTCCTTCCCATCAAGCCGGAATTCGCGCATAAAATCATCAACGGCGAAAAGAATATAGAGTTTCGAAAGAAGTTCTCTTCCCAGGACGTCGAAACCATTGTGATCTACTCTTCTAGTCCCGAAAAGCGAATCATCGGCTATGCAACTGTCGATTCTATCGTAATCGATACTCCTGATTCTCTCTGGAAACGCTTTTGCAAAAAAAGTGGCATCGACAAGGAAAGGTTTTCTTCTTATTTTAATGGAAAGGAAACTGGAATTGGTATCCGAATTAAGAGTGTAAGTAAATTGAAAGAAGCTGTTACCCCGACTCAGTTGGGAATCGAAGGCGCGATTCCGCAGAACTTTAAGTTTTTGGAAAAAAGTATTATTGCAAAACTAGAACGAAAAGTTATATAA
- a CDS encoding GNAT family N-acetyltransferase, whose translation MKILIDTNILIPLEPVHGEDIEPKRQSALDFTSICRNNNIEIFLHPAGKRDISNDKDQVRGKIRLEAYQKYKELHKPPILSTEMTEIIGKPRPNSHDEIDIEMLASVYHNAVDYFVTEDQNLRKKAKSLGLQDRVLSLNEVSDLLSRLFPGKVQIPEIVERTFVYNLDEKDPIFQSIRDSYPGFDDWFLKCKREHRESLVIKRESLLAGLCIFTEETKDQIDGKRGKVLKLNTLKISPDFSGYKLGELLLKSIMRIARHERFHHLYLTTHEEQSSLLAFLEDFGFRILARRNERGELLLVKDIFPAEGIPPLSALEFQIQFGPGIEQLENVSLYFIPIQPQYSRLLFRETEKQGELFKEFVPVENTIRKAYLCHSVSKQLTPGDILLFYRSKDVRSIVAIGVCEFVFRSQDPKEIVRKIGQRTVYSLAEIENLTQKEVLVVLFRESRILEKPISFDELSRMVAVKGSIQSIQKVKEESLPWLKQRIVE comes from the coding sequence ATGAAGATTCTAATCGACACCAACATACTGATTCCCCTCGAACCAGTTCACGGCGAGGATATAGAGCCGAAACGTCAGTCAGCATTAGATTTCACTTCAATCTGTAGAAACAATAATATTGAAATTTTCCTACATCCTGCGGGAAAAAGGGACATATCAAACGACAAGGATCAGGTACGAGGCAAAATCCGATTAGAGGCGTATCAAAAATATAAAGAACTGCATAAACCACCAATCTTATCAACGGAGATGACTGAGATCATCGGAAAGCCAAGACCTAATTCGCATGATGAAATTGATATAGAGATGCTTGCCTCCGTCTATCATAACGCAGTCGATTATTTCGTTACAGAAGACCAAAACCTGAGAAAGAAAGCTAAGTCTCTTGGGCTTCAGGACAGAGTCCTCAGTCTAAACGAAGTAAGCGACCTGCTTTCGAGATTATTTCCCGGCAAGGTCCAAATACCTGAAATAGTCGAAAGAACATTCGTCTATAATTTGGATGAAAAAGATCCAATTTTTCAGAGTATAAGAGATTCCTATCCTGGTTTCGACGATTGGTTTCTAAAATGCAAAAGAGAACATAGAGAATCGCTCGTAATTAAGAGAGAAAGTTTACTCGCCGGACTCTGCATTTTCACGGAGGAAACAAAAGACCAAATTGACGGTAAAAGAGGAAAAGTCCTAAAACTGAATACGCTTAAAATCTCGCCCGATTTTTCTGGATATAAACTCGGCGAATTACTTTTGAAATCCATTATGCGAATTGCTCGGCACGAAAGGTTTCATCACTTATATCTTACGACCCACGAAGAACAATCCTCCTTATTGGCCTTTTTAGAGGATTTCGGTTTTCGAATACTCGCGAGAAGGAATGAAAGAGGAGAGCTATTGTTAGTAAAAGACATATTTCCTGCCGAAGGGATTCCCCCTTTATCTGCACTCGAGTTTCAGATACAATTTGGACCCGGCATTGAACAATTAGAAAATGTCTCCTTATATTTCATCCCAATTCAACCGCAATACTCTCGCCTTTTATTCAGAGAAACTGAAAAGCAAGGAGAACTTTTTAAAGAGTTTGTACCTGTTGAGAATACAATACGTAAAGCCTATCTATGCCATTCAGTTAGCAAGCAACTCACTCCAGGAGATATATTACTATTCTATAGGTCAAAAGATGTTCGTTCGATAGTTGCAATAGGGGTATGTGAATTTGTTTTTCGCTCCCAAGATCCGAAGGAGATCGTTCGAAAGATCGGTCAACGAACAGTATATTCTCTGGCAGAGATAGAAAATTTAACCCAAAAAGAAGTTTTAGTTGTACTTTTTCGAGAATCTCGTATTTTAGAAAAACCGATTAGTTTCGACGAACTCTCTCGAATGGTAGCGGTAAAAGGATCGATCCAATCTATCCAAAAAGTAAAAGAGGAGTCTCTGCCATGGCTAAAACAAAGAATCGTCGAGTAG
- a CDS encoding DUF4411 family protein, with translation MPTQKYCMDTSSYITAWCHHYSPTIFESLWKKVGEALNQGIIISPREVLDELERGSDDLLKWAKLHKPAFIELEEKPQEILSEIMKSHPKIIDLNIAEIQADPYVIALAKYTDTIIVTEEKSAVDSKKKLKIPDVARDYKVKCLSFGKLIEMEGWKF, from the coding sequence ATGCCAACCCAAAAGTATTGTATGGATACGAGTTCGTATATTACTGCGTGGTGCCATCATTACTCGCCCACAATTTTTGAAAGTCTTTGGAAGAAAGTCGGCGAAGCCCTGAATCAAGGAATCATTATCTCACCGAGAGAAGTATTAGACGAATTAGAAAGAGGGTCCGACGATCTACTCAAATGGGCCAAACTCCACAAACCTGCCTTTATAGAATTGGAAGAAAAACCCCAAGAAATTCTTTCGGAGATCATGAAGTCCCATCCTAAAATCATCGATCTAAACATTGCAGAGATCCAAGCCGATCCCTACGTTATCGCATTAGCGAAATATACTGATACAATTATTGTAACTGAGGAAAAATCGGCTGTCGACTCCAAGAAAAAATTAAAAATTCCAGATGTTGCTAGAGATTACAAAGTCAAGTGCCTTTCTTTTGGCAAGCTGATCGAAATGGAAGGCTGGAAGTTTTAA
- a CDS encoding ImmA/IrrE family metallo-endopeptidase: MITAKAKINPSLLTWARKESGHTVESLALKVDTKPEKLLDWEKGGSLPSMSQVRKLANCLRRPPAIFFLATPPPSENKPKDFRKNRSDNQFLPEALFMFRWAESRRETAAELAKELDVKPFSSYPSATHISNPISPIADTLRFLDFNREYQYKNQKPEEFLKYCISLLESKDILVFQTENINLSQFRGFSIPALPFPVIAINSEDSYHGRIFTLFHELGHILLREGGICDLEFEDKTPKNDTDKIEIWCNQFSANLLCPSEEIYNFIQENYDPKTKIQIKQIEELSKHFIVSREVIARRVFQLRLISENEYKKFRREFQKDWIKYKNARKEKKGGGGVNTHLYTNLNRNGRKYSSIVLSAYNNNLLNPLQAGQFLNIRTQYLNSLSGIVFGS; encoded by the coding sequence ATGATTACAGCAAAAGCTAAAATCAACCCTAGCCTATTGACCTGGGCAAGAAAGGAATCTGGTCATACAGTTGAAAGTTTGGCCTTAAAAGTGGATACCAAGCCAGAAAAACTTTTGGACTGGGAAAAAGGAGGCTCCTTACCTTCTATGAGTCAGGTTAGAAAGCTAGCCAATTGCTTAAGACGACCCCCTGCAATATTCTTTCTCGCTACCCCACCGCCATCTGAAAATAAGCCGAAAGATTTCAGAAAAAATCGCTCCGATAATCAATTTCTACCAGAAGCTTTATTTATGTTTCGATGGGCAGAATCTAGAAGGGAAACCGCAGCTGAATTGGCAAAAGAATTAGACGTTAAGCCTTTTTCCTCCTACCCTTCTGCAACCCATATATCTAATCCAATCTCTCCGATAGCAGATACATTGCGCTTTTTAGATTTTAATAGAGAATATCAGTATAAAAATCAGAAGCCGGAAGAATTTCTAAAATACTGCATAAGTCTTCTTGAGTCCAAGGATATCTTAGTTTTCCAAACTGAAAATATTAATCTAAGCCAATTTCGTGGGTTTAGCATCCCGGCCCTACCATTTCCTGTAATCGCAATTAATTCCGAAGATTCTTATCACGGAAGAATCTTTACTCTTTTTCATGAATTAGGTCATATCTTGTTACGCGAAGGAGGAATTTGTGATTTAGAATTTGAGGACAAAACTCCGAAGAATGATACCGACAAGATTGAAATCTGGTGTAATCAATTTTCCGCAAATTTACTCTGCCCTAGTGAGGAAATTTACAATTTTATTCAGGAAAACTATGATCCAAAAACAAAAATTCAAATAAAGCAAATCGAAGAACTTAGTAAACATTTCATCGTAAGTCGAGAGGTAATCGCCAGAAGAGTTTTCCAACTAAGACTTATTAGTGAGAATGAATATAAAAAATTTAGAAGAGAATTTCAAAAAGATTGGATCAAATACAAAAATGCCCGCAAGGAAAAGAAAGGTGGGGGTGGAGTAAACACTCATTTATATACCAATTTAAATCGCAATGGTCGAAAATACTCTTCTATAGTTTTATCTGCTTATAACAATAATCTTTTAAATCCCCTCCAAGCAGGTCAATTTCTCAATATACGTACTCAATATTTAAATTCTCTATCCGGAATAGTGTTCGGATCTTAA
- a CDS encoding Fic family protein produces the protein MKFKSGSFVNTELGFRAFRPEFLNGTYRFDEVELQTLLEQANLKLGELNGYAEIVPDVDHFIYLHVIKEATVSSKIEGTQTKMEEALLHVEEVEPEKRDDWQEVNNYISAMNESIEGLSNLPLSSRLLKQAHRTLLTEVRGEHKLPGEFRSSQNWIGGSSPKNALFVPPIWQDVNPLMGDLENFLHNENTGLPHLIKIALAHYQFETIHPFLDGNGRIGRLLITLYFIHAGVMKKPLLYLSDFFDRNRSDYYEYLMSVRTRHDLRSWLRFFLMGTLETSNKAIAGLKKIIELKKDCETKRIPKLGKKMNTALVLMLRLFNQPLIRPVEVAEITGQSLVSTYSLIEDFVRLNILKEITGGQRNRIYIFQEYFRVFE, from the coding sequence ATGAAGTTCAAATCCGGTTCTTTTGTGAATACTGAACTAGGATTCCGTGCATTTCGGCCGGAATTTCTGAATGGGACGTATCGGTTCGACGAAGTAGAACTCCAGACGCTTTTGGAGCAGGCGAACTTAAAGCTGGGTGAGTTGAATGGGTATGCGGAAATCGTCCCAGATGTCGATCACTTCATTTATCTGCACGTAATCAAAGAGGCGACCGTTTCGAGTAAGATCGAGGGAACTCAAACGAAAATGGAGGAAGCGCTTTTACACGTCGAAGAGGTGGAACCGGAAAAAAGGGACGATTGGCAGGAAGTGAATAATTATATTTCTGCGATGAATGAGTCTATAGAAGGTTTGTCGAACCTACCTTTGTCTTCCCGGCTCTTAAAGCAAGCGCATCGAACCTTGTTGACCGAGGTGAGAGGAGAACATAAGCTTCCAGGTGAGTTTCGCTCTAGCCAAAATTGGATAGGAGGTTCTTCTCCTAAGAACGCCTTGTTTGTTCCTCCGATTTGGCAAGACGTAAATCCTCTTATGGGAGATCTGGAAAACTTTCTTCATAATGAAAATACGGGATTGCCTCATCTGATTAAAATCGCTCTTGCTCATTATCAGTTTGAAACAATTCATCCGTTCTTGGATGGCAACGGAAGAATCGGTCGTCTCTTGATTACATTATATTTTATTCATGCCGGAGTTATGAAAAAGCCTCTTCTGTATTTATCCGATTTCTTCGATCGAAATCGGTCCGATTATTATGAGTATCTAATGTCGGTCCGTACTCGGCACGATTTGAGGAGCTGGCTCCGTTTTTTTCTTATGGGGACCTTGGAAACGTCTAATAAGGCTATCGCTGGTTTGAAGAAAATAATAGAACTTAAGAAGGATTGCGAGACGAAACGAATTCCTAAATTGGGTAAGAAGATGAATACTGCTCTCGTTTTGATGCTGCGATTATTCAATCAACCTTTGATTCGTCCTGTGGAAGTCGCAGAGATTACCGGGCAATCCTTGGTCTCTACTTATAGTCTCATAGAAGACTTTGTTCGATTGAATATTTTAAAAGAAATTACGGGTGGGCAAAGGAATCGTATCTACATTTTTCAGGAATATTTCCGAGTTTTCGAATAG
- a CDS encoding trans-sulfuration enzyme family protein: MKEPGLRTKAIHGGEIPDPITKASSPNLVMSTSFLTDPDASFSVEGMDESSYFYTRWGNPTVRQLEQKLSSLENAEDCIAFASGMAAASNLFLHLLEPGDQLILSDVSYAAVSELSNHLLPKLGVDVLRINLSDPENLKKAITPKTKLVYAETPCNPILRLTPLAEIAEILLSSKVPLVVDSTFATPISTKPLELGADYVIHSLSKYIGGHGDAIGGAVLGKKERLDRMRIDAIRNGGVLSPFNAWLILRGAATLPLRMKAHEENAFAVAKKLEEHPKILQVTYPGLPSHPQHGLAKSQMKNFSGMITFRTQNPKKLAKLFSEKLKYIHYAVSLGHHRSLIFYLSTDEILKDSFRLSPAEEAEFRKYAEEGIFRFSVGLEDPDDLWEDLESVLELL, from the coding sequence ATGAAAGAACCGGGACTTAGAACTAAAGCAATTCATGGCGGAGAAATCCCGGACCCGATCACGAAGGCCAGTTCTCCCAATTTAGTGATGTCCACTTCTTTTCTAACAGATCCGGATGCCTCCTTCTCGGTGGAAGGAATGGACGAATCCTCTTACTTTTACACGAGATGGGGAAATCCAACCGTAAGGCAATTGGAGCAGAAGTTATCCTCACTAGAAAATGCGGAGGATTGCATCGCTTTTGCCAGCGGAATGGCGGCCGCTTCGAATTTGTTCCTACATTTATTGGAGCCGGGAGACCAACTCATTCTAAGCGACGTGTCTTACGCCGCGGTATCCGAATTAAGCAATCATCTATTGCCCAAGCTAGGAGTAGATGTTTTACGGATCAATCTCTCGGATCCTGAAAATCTGAAGAAAGCGATCACTCCCAAAACAAAATTAGTATACGCGGAAACTCCCTGTAATCCGATCCTTCGGCTCACTCCGCTTGCCGAAATAGCGGAGATTCTCCTATCATCAAAGGTACCTCTCGTTGTAGATTCCACATTCGCAACTCCGATATCTACAAAACCGTTGGAGTTGGGAGCTGACTACGTAATCCATTCCTTATCTAAATATATAGGAGGCCATGGCGATGCAATCGGAGGAGCAGTCCTCGGAAAAAAAGAAAGACTCGACCGAATGAGGATAGATGCCATCCGCAACGGAGGCGTACTGAGTCCTTTTAACGCATGGCTGATCCTAAGAGGAGCCGCCACGCTTCCCCTCCGAATGAAAGCTCACGAAGAAAACGCATTCGCGGTCGCAAAGAAGTTGGAAGAACATCCTAAAATTCTGCAAGTCACTTATCCGGGCCTTCCCTCTCACCCGCAACACGGACTGGCCAAATCCCAGATGAAAAATTTCTCGGGAATGATAACCTTCCGAACACAAAATCCGAAAAAGCTCGCAAAACTATTTTCAGAAAAACTTAAATACATCCACTACGCGGTTTCTTTAGGGCACCATAGAAGTCTGATTTTTTATCTCTCCACAGACGAGATCCTGAAAGATTCTTTTCGACTCAGTCCGGCTGAAGAGGCGGAATTTCGTAAATATGCGGAAGAAGGGATCTTTCGTTTCTCGGTCGGTCTCGAAGATCCTGACGATCTCTGGGAAGATCTGGAGAGTGTATTGGAGTTGTTGTGA
- a CDS encoding ArsR/SmtB family transcription factor: protein MGYALKKEDRLDATFAALADPTRRAILARLANGEASVTDLAKPFKMSQPAISKHLKVLEKAGLISQGSEAQRRPRRIEATPLGEANEWLESYRKLWEARFEKLDELLEVLQLEKGIKRSRLSKKSK from the coding sequence ATGGGTTATGCTCTAAAAAAAGAAGATCGCTTGGACGCGACTTTTGCGGCCTTAGCGGATCCTACAAGACGCGCCATTCTTGCAAGGTTGGCAAATGGGGAGGCTTCCGTTACGGATCTGGCCAAACCATTTAAGATGAGTCAGCCCGCCATCTCCAAACATTTGAAGGTGTTGGAAAAAGCGGGCCTGATTTCCCAAGGTTCGGAGGCACAGCGCCGCCCTCGTCGTATCGAAGCGACTCCTTTAGGGGAAGCGAACGAATGGTTAGAATCTTACCGTAAGCTTTGGGAAGCACGCTTTGAGAAATTGGACGAATTGTTGGAAGTCCTACAGTTGGAAAAAGGTATAAAGAGATCGAGGCTTTCTAAGAAATCTAAGTGA
- a CDS encoding VOC family protein: protein MQKITPFLWFDGRAEEAMNFYTSIFKNAKVGDVSRYPKDSPFPEGTVMSASFSLDGMDFIALNAGPQFKFTEAISFFVSCETQSEIDHFWSKLSEGGEEQPCGWLKDKFGISWQIVPPILGKLLSDKDPAKSSRVMQAMLQMKKINIQLLQEAYGKN from the coding sequence ATGCAGAAGATTACACCTTTCCTTTGGTTTGACGGTCGGGCGGAAGAGGCGATGAATTTCTATACGTCCATTTTTAAGAACGCGAAGGTGGGCGATGTGAGTCGTTATCCGAAAGACTCTCCTTTTCCGGAGGGAACCGTGATGTCCGCGAGTTTTTCTTTGGACGGCATGGATTTTATCGCTCTGAATGCGGGGCCTCAGTTTAAATTTACGGAGGCTATCTCTTTCTTTGTGAGTTGCGAAACTCAAAGCGAGATCGATCATTTTTGGAGCAAGTTAAGCGAAGGCGGGGAAGAACAACCTTGCGGTTGGCTCAAGGATAAGTTCGGGATTTCTTGGCAGATCGTTCCTCCGATTTTGGGCAAGCTTTTGTCGGATAAGGATCCCGCAAAATCATCCAGAGTCATGCAGGCTATGCTTCAAATGAAAAAGATCAATATCCAACTTCTTCAAGAAGCTTACGGCAAGAACTGA